One Punica granatum isolate Tunisia-2019 chromosome 3, ASM765513v2, whole genome shotgun sequence genomic window carries:
- the LOC116199342 gene encoding proline-rich receptor-like protein kinase PERK1 produces MATPAPTSPPTNTTAPPPATPAAPPPATPSTPPPAAAPPPTAIPSPPPPSATPPSATPSPPAPSTPSPSTKPSPPPPPSTTRSPPPPPSSSGTPTVKSPPPPPSSSSSPPSSTVSTGLVVGLAIGGVVVLVVLSLLCICCARKRRRRDDEEGYYVPPPPPPPQGHKVDDPYNGGPPRHRQETTPPPPKPSPPPPAAANWAAPQPSPPQPPPPKRSHSPLPPPPPPPPFMSSSGGSGSNYSGSEAVYPPPSPGIVLGFSKSSFTYEELSLATDGFSEANLLGQGGFGYVHRGVLPNGKEIAVKQLKVGSGQGEREFQAEVEIISRVHHKHLVSLVGYCIAGSQRMLVYEFVPNNTLEFHLHGRGRPTMDWPTRLKIALGSAKGLAYLHEDCHPKIIHRDIKAANILLDFKFEAKVADFGLAKFTSDTNTHVSTRVMGTFGYLAPEYASSGKLTEKSDVFSFGIMLLELITGRRPVDPTHTFMDDSLVDWARPQLTRALEDGNFDSLVDPRLQRDYNHGEMARMIACAAACVRHSARRRPRMSQIVRALEGDVSLSDLNEGIRPGQSGLFSSYGSSDYDAIQYNEDLKKFRKVALASTENYGSSEYSEPTSEYGIIASGSSSEGQRTREMEMGKMKRSSQGFS; encoded by the exons ATGGCTACGCCGGCTCCCACCTCGCCGCCGACCAACACGACCGCCCCTCCCCCAGCGACCCCCGCTGCGCCTCCTCCCGCCACCCCATCCACTCCGCCCCCCGCCGCGGCGCCTCCACCAACCGCCATCCCATCTCCTCCGCCTCCCTCGGCCACGCCGCCGTCCGCGACCCCATCTCCCCCGGCTCCCTCCACTCCGTCGCCATCCACCAAACCCTCTCCTCCGCCGCCCCCGTCCACTACCCGCAGCCCTCCCCCGCCTCCGTCGAGCTCCGGCACCCCGACTGTGAAGAGCCCCCCGCCACCTCCATCGTCCTCGTCCTCCCCGCCGTCCAGCACCGTATCGACAGGGCTTGTGGTGGGGCTCGCCATCGGGGGGGTGGTTGTGCTGGTGGTCTTGAGCTTGCTGTGCATCTGCTGTGCTCGGAAGAGGCGGAGGAGAGATGACGAGGAGGGCTACTATGTTccaccacctcctcctccccctcaGGGACACAAAG TTGATGATCCCTACAACGGTGGTCCACCGCGCCACAGGCAAGAAACTACTCCCCCACCGCCGAAGCCGAGCCCTCCTCCTCCAGCAGCTGCTAACTGGGCGGCACCACAGCCTTCTCCACCGCAGCCGCCGCCCCCAAAACGTAGCCACAGCCCATTGCCGCCGccgcctcctcctccacccTTCATGAGCAGCAGCGGTGGATCGGGCTCCAACTACTCGGGCTCCGAGGCCGTCTACCCTCCACCTTCGCCGGGCATTGTTCTCGGCTTCTCCAAGAGCAGTTTCACATACGAGGAGCTCTCCCTGGCTACCGATGGGTTCTCGGAAGCCAACCTTCTTGGGCAGGGTGGTTTTGGTTATGTGCACAGGGGGGTTCTCCCAAATGGGAAGGAGATTGCCGTGAAGCAGCTCAAGGTTGGGAGCGGGCAGGGAGAACGGGAGTTCCAGGCAGAAGTTGAGATAATTAGCAGAGTGCATCACAAGCACCTTGTCTCTCTGGTGGGTTACTGCATCGCTGGGTCTCAGCGGATGCTCGTCTATGAGTTCGTCCCAAACAATACGTTGGAGTTCCATTTGCACG GGAGAGGGCGACCAACCATGGACTGGCCCACGAGACTGAAAATTGCTCTGGGATCTGCTAAAGGGCTAGCATATCTTCATGAAGATT GTCATCCAAAGATCATTCATCGTGATATCAAAGCAGCTAACATACTTCTGGATTTCAAGTTTGAGGCAAAG GTTGCAGATTTTGGACTTGCTAAGTTCACTTCTGATACCAATACTCATGTCTCCACCCGGGTTATGGGTACTTTTGG GTATCTTGCCCCAGAATATGCTTCTAGTGGGAAACTCACAGAAAAATCAGATGTTTTCTCGTTTGGGATTATGCTTTTGGAGCTGATCACTGGACGTAGACCTGTGGACCCCACACATACTTTCATGGATGATAGTTTGGTCGACTGG GCAAGGCCCCAGCTCACTAGAGCTTTGGAAGATGGGAACTTTGACTCTTTGGTTGACCCGAGGCTGCAGCGCGATTACAACCACGGTGAGATGGCACGAATGATTGCCTGTGCCGCTGCTTGCGTGCGTCACTCCGCACGACGGAGACCGAGAATGAGCCAG ATTGTTCGGGCCCTGGAAGGCGATGTCTCTTTATCGGACCTCAATGAGGGTATCAGGCCGGGGCAGAGTGGCCTCTTCAGTTCCTATGGGAGCTCGGACTACGACGCGATCCAGTACAATGAGGACCTCAAGAAGTTCCGGAAAGTTGCACTCGCAAGCACAGAGAATTACGGTAGCAGCGAGTACAGTGAGCCTACGAGTGAGTACGGGATCATCGCTTCCGGGTCTAGTAGTGAGGGCCAGAGGACTCGGGAGATGGagatggggaagatgaagaGGAGCAGCCAAGGCTTCAGCTGA